AACAATAGGTAAATTTTTTAATGTAACTGAAGAAGCGCCAGTTACAGAATTAGGAATACTTACTGGGCATAATTTAGGTTCTGGCAATTTTTCTGCCTGTTCTTTAATTATGTTTTCTAATTTAGATCTTTTCACTGTTTTAGTTGCAACTAAAGCTTTAATATTTAGTTTTGTATTAGATTCTTTAGCTTGCATTACGTAATCATACATTTCAACTAGCGCCTGAATTCCAAAACTTTCTAAAGTAAAAGGAATAATAACTTCTTCTGAAGCTAATAATACTCCAAATGTATTTGCTGATTTTTTAGGTTCTGTATCAATTAGTACATAATCATATCTATTTAATTTTTTTATTTCTTGAATCAATTGTTTAAAATGTTTAAACTTTTTTCCATAAACAAAACATTTAGTCATTTCACTATCAGCTTCTCGTCATTCTGTTCCTGAATTTATGATATCGATATTTTGATATACGTTATAAATAGCTTTTTCTATTTTTTGATTTTTAAAAATAATATCGTACATATTATATTCAATGGTATTTGGGTCAATATTTCTAAATGAAGACAATACATTCGATTGACTATCAGTATCTATTATTAGAACTTTATAACCTTTTTAGATAATACGCCAGCATAATTAACTGTTAAAGAAGTTTTTAAAACTCCGCCTTTATTATTACTAAAAGTAATAACTTTCATATTTTCTCCTTAATGTATTTTTGGTAACCATTTTGGTTACCAATTTGGTTACCATTTTGGTAACCACTTTTTTTATAAAATAATAAGAGTTGTTAAACTCTTGAATTATTAATTGGGATTTTCTGTTTTTTCTTTTTTTAGTAGTTTTTCTAGATTAGATTTTAATTTTTCTAATTCATCACTATATTCAACTTCTTCATCCATATTATCATTATCAATTGCACTTCTTATTCTTTCCTCAACAAATTGAATTTGTTTTAACAATCTTTCTTTTTCTACTTCTTTATTTGCTTCTAATGTTGTTGAATTATTAGGTTTAATTTCAACCAGTTCCTCTTCGTTTTCTTCTTCTGTTTTATTTATTTTTAGTTTCATTAATTCTTTGAAATTTTTAGCATTTTCATCATTACTTGAATTAGTGTT
This genomic interval from Mesomycoplasma molare contains the following:
- a CDS encoding ParA family protein, yielding MSSFRNIDPNTIEYNMYDIIFKNQKIEKAIYNVYQNIDIINSGTEWREADSEMTKCFVYGKKFKHFKQLIQEIKKLNRYDYVLIDTEPKKSANTFGVLLASEEVIIPFTLESFGIQALVEMYDYVMQAKESNTKLNIKALVATKTVKRSKLENIIKEQAEKLPEPKLCPVSIPNSVTGASSVTLKNLPIVLTSKNKLAKAYEQLVDLLEFDIEGEWDDYKRY
- a CDS encoding ParA family protein; translated protein: MKVITFSNNKGGVLKTSLTVNYAGVLSKKVIKF